The following proteins are co-located in the Gigantopelta aegis isolate Gae_Host chromosome 5, Gae_host_genome, whole genome shotgun sequence genome:
- the LOC121373638 gene encoding zinc finger protein 83-like, translated as MSAEDLHLKTNMSLIDKSSFQCEVCLKSCKAKSLLDIHMRIHTGERPFRCGMCLKDFTTKSNIKMHMRIHTGQKICITCCKGFSTECCLRQHMLTHTGEKPFKCKVCTRQFMHCSHLKKHMFVHTGEKPFKCEVCSKCFAFNSNLKKHMLIHSGEAPFKCEVCTKCFTFKDRLKKHMLIHTGQTPFKCEVCAESFRHNCHLKEHMLIHTGEKPFKCEACKKCFTYFSQLKQHMLTHTGEKPFKCEVCTSSFMHISHLKQHMLIHAGKKLFQCEVCTECFTYSSSLKQHILIHTGEKPFKCEVCTKCFARSSSLKRHMLNHNSEKLFKCGMCAECFIYSSSLKEHILIHTGEKPFKCEVCNKSFTRSSSLKRHMLYHAGENLLNVNFA; from the coding sequence ATGTCAGCTGAAGACCTGCATCTGAAAACCAACATGTCGCTCATTGATAAATCATCTTTTCAATGTGAAGTCTGCTTAAAGAGTTGTAAAGCCAAGTCTCTTCTGGACATACACATGCGTATTCATACTGGTGAAAGACCTTTTAGGTGTGGAATGTGTTTAAAGGATTTCACAACAAAAAGTAACATTAAGATGCACATGCGAATCCACACTGgacaaaaaatatgtatcacaTGTTGCAAAGGTTTCTCCACAGAGTGTTGCCTTAGGCAACATATGTTGACTCATACTGGcgaaaaacctttcaaatgtaaAGTGTGCACAAGACAATTTATGCATTGTTCCCACTTGAAAAAACATATGTTtgttcatactggtgagaaacctttcaaatgtgaagtgtgctcaaaatgttttgcatttaattCCAACTTGAAAAAACATATGTTGATACATTCTGGTGAGGctcctttcaaatgtgaagtgtgcacaaaatgttttacatttaaggACAGGTTGAAAAAACATATGTTGATACATACTGGTCAAActcctttcaaatgtgaagtgtgtgCAGAGTCTTTTAGACACAATTGTCACTTGAAAgaacatatgttgattcatactggcgagaaacctttcaaatgtgaagcatgcaaaaaatgttttacatatttttctcaattgaaacaacatatgttgaCTCATACTGgcgagaaacctttcaaatgtgaagtgtgcacaagcTCTTTTATGCACATTTCccatttaaaacaacatatgttgattcatgCAGGCAAGAAACTTTTccaatgtgaagtgtgcacagaATGTTTTACTTACAGTTCCAGcttgaaacaacatattttgattcatactggtgagaaacctttcaaatgtgaagtgtgcacaaaatgttttgcacGAAGTTCCAGCTTGAAACGGCATATGTTGAATCATAATAGCGAGAAACTTTTCAAATGTGGAATGTGtgcagaatgttttatttatagttcCAGCTTGAAAGAACATATtttgattcatactggtgagaaaccaTTCAAGTGTGAAGTGTGCAATAAATCATTTACACGAAGTTCCAGCTTGAAACGGCATATGTTGTATCATGCTGGTGAGAACCTATTGAATGTGAACTTTGCATAA